GAACGGGTCTGTATACTAGGGAAGATGGAACCCCTGTTGACAAAGAGCATATTCGACTTCACGTAATAAAACGCTCTGATATATTTGATAATCTTAACGGAAAAGTTGTTCTAACTTCTGACACGGGTTGGAAAAGCCTGTTAACTGCCTATTGGCAACTTTTTGATGTTCTTCGAAACTATTTCAGCCAGTCTGACCTACAATTTACGCTCGCTTCTTTGCTATTTTTGAAGCGAGCTTACGACATGAATAGCTTTGAATCAACATATCCAATACACAATGTTCCGAATCTATTTTCTGATCAACACACTGCATATGCTGAGAGATTAGTTCAAGAATTAGAGGATCTTGATAGACCTAATAATTCTCCTAGTATTTTTTCTGATTGTGCTCAACTACTGAAACGGCTTAATCAAGAAGCAAGAAAAACAATTCTTAGTGTTCTTGAGAGATTCGATACATCTAAGTATAGCGAAGAAGATTTTGGACCCATATTTGATTATTTTTTACACCAAATATCTATAGAATTTTCAAATTCAACGACACCTTACACACCTAAGTATTTACAAAACCTTATGGTGGCTATTTTAGCTCCTGAGGCGGGTAAAAGACTTTATGATCCTACATGTGGTTCAGGCGGTCTATTGATTGAGGCGCTAAGAGCTGTTGAGGGTAAACTAGATGCAAAAGGAACTGAAATAAATCACAGAATGGTCCAGTTTGGCTATATGAATCTGGTCATGAACGGTTTTTTTAATGTAGATTTAAGGACCACAGACTTTTTGGAGGAACTACATAGTAAAAGAACATACGACTATATCATAGGAGATTTACCTTTAAACAGTGCCTACAAGCCAGATAGATATTATGACTTGTTTTATAAATGGGGAATGCAATCCCCAAAATCCGGAAAAGGATATAGTGCCCCTGTACTTTTTGTGCTATCTAAAATGGCAGAAGATGGCAGGGCTGTTATTACAGTTTCTGAAAATTTATTGTTCAAAGGAGGTAAGGAAAAAGAGACTAGAGAATTATTAGTCCAGCAAGACATACTGGAGTGTGTAATCAGTTTACCTCAGGGGGCATTAAAACCTTATACTGATGCTAAATGTTCAATATTAGTACTTAACAATAGAAAGCCACTAGAGCTTAAAAATAAAATTAAATTCATAGAAAGTACACTAACTTACAGTAATTCTAAGTCAATAGATGTAGATGCCAGTGAAATTATAACTTTTTACCAAAGTAAGTCTCAAGAGGTAACTTCTACTTACAAACTTATTCAGAGAGACAAGCTTACTAAAGATTTAAACCTATCTGTAAGTACTTACAACGCTGAATCAGTCTTGACTGAGGAAATGCTTGCTTCTGGAAAAGCAATAAGGTTAGGAGAGTTGGTAGAGATTCACTCTGGAGCGAATCCCAGGAAGGAAGACTTTGATCTAGATACTGGAATACTAGTTGTCAAAATTGAGAATCTTTCCAAAGATATTCTCGATGTTTATTTAAATTCAGAAGAGATCGGTCATAAAGTAGAAGGCTATACCCAGCATAAAAGGTCAGTAATATCACAGGAATGTATCTTAATTGCTAGGATTGGCGAACAATTAAAACCAACTTACTTTAAACCCAATAAAAAAACACCAAAGATTTTAATTCACAGTGGTTTATTTGCGCTGATACCTATTAAAAAAGGCAAAGAAATTGATCTAGAATACCTCTATTACCAGTTGCATGAGCAATTTTTCCTTGACCAAATTCAAAGGAGTAGAACAGGGGCTGTAATGCCTTCCATCAGTATTACTCGCCTCAAAGAAGTAATAATTCCATATGTGGAAATAGCTGCCCAAAAGGATTTTGTTGCATCGCAGAAAGCAAGCATTATTGCGATGGAGAGAGCAAAGACTGAAGAACGGATAAAGACATTAAATTACAAAGAGGAAATAGAGCAAAAAGAAAGCCATATAGTAAAAACTTTAGTTCATCAGTTACGTCCTACTTTACTAAGTATAGATCTGCAAGTGAGGACGTTTAAACGCATTGTATATAAATATAATTTAACTAAAAAGAGAGAATTTGATGAGAATTTTTCCCAAATAGACCCAGATTTGGAAGGACTAATTGAAAAACCTGAAAATAATACTCTTGAGGAACTGATTGAAAGATTTGAAGCAGATACACTGCATTTAAATAATGTACTGACTTCAGTCAATAAGGTGATGAATTTCAATTTGAATTCTAGTGATAAAACGCCAACTAATATATTAAAGTTCATTCAAGACTTTGCTGTCCAGCATCAGCAAAAAGAAGCAAAAGTATATTCAATAGAAGTAAAGGGGGAACAAGTAACTTTGCTGATCCATCACCCTTCATTTAGAGAATTACTTGAGCAACTAATAATAAATGCTGAAAAACATGGGTTTTCACGTGCGAAAGAATCTCAAAAATTGAATAAAATCATTTTTGATATTAAGCAAGATAGAGATCGACCAGTTGCAATCATTGAGTGCCGAAATAATGGTAATCCTTTTAAGCTTACTCAAAAGGATTATATAGAAGCATTTACAAAAAGCCAGAACAGTCAAGGATCAGGAATAGGAGGAAATTATGTAAATCGGATAGTTAAAGCTCATGGAGGAGCTTTAAGAATCGATGAAAAATTTTCCTCTGGATTCCGGATGGTTATTGAAATTCCTTTGTATATATATAGTCAAGATGAATAACATCATACTTATCGAAGATCAGGAAAAGTTTGCTAACCAGTTTGTTCGTGAAGCAAGGTCTAAAGATATCAATATTACCCATCGGAAAAGTCTCGATGGTTTAAAAGAACTTTTACCTGTGTATGAGTATAAATATGCTGCTGTTATTCTTGATATAAAGTGTTTACTACATGATGAACAAGAGATTGAGAAGGCGGATTTTATCGGTGCCGCAATGACCTATCTTGATCAGACTGTACCAAGATTTCCGCGATTTATTCTTACTGGTGATGATACTGAATTTGAAGGTTTGAGTAAGTATTACTCCAGTGAGAAGTTATTCTTGAAAACTCCTCAGGATTTGGATAAGCTATTCGCCGATATTCAATTTTGTATTGAAAATTCGGAAGAATTAAGAATTAAGAGGGAGTATTTATCTATTTTCGAAATCTTTGAGAATGGATGGATGGATAATCAGAGCGAACAACAGATCCTGGAAATCATAAAGACAGGTTTGACTAAGAGAAAGAGAACTCAATTCAAAGGAATTCTTGCTGATATACGTAGTATGCAAGAACGAATCTACAAAACTATTAATACTAAAAACAAGTTGGTTGTACCAGACGGAATGTTTAAGCCCAATGGAATGATTAAATTCAACAACTTAATGAAACATTTGTCTGGCAACCCTGATCAAAGTTATAAAACAACTTCTCATGCTTACCAAAACCAAACTATCGCTCAAATCGCCAATACTATATATTGGTCATGTGGAGAATATATCCATGAAGATCCTAATAGGATATACTTCATTAGTGATAATACTATCAAGTCATTGACATATGGTCTTTTGGAATTAATGCTTTGGTCAAAGCATTACATAAAATAGAAAACGAGGGTGTGTATAGGCCTAAATCCCCTTTTTTTAGATAGATAAAGTCAAGTGATTAAGAAGATCTTGAATTGTTCGTAAGGAGAGCCTGACAAGATTTGCTAAGGCTGATTTGCAAGTAATTGTCCAGTCAGATTTCTCAATCAGTTGTAGGTCACAGTTGGCTCTAAATTTGCCATAGCGTCATCGATCAAATCCATACTGTTAGGAGTCAATAACCGTATATCTGACAGTTATCATACTTTTTAGCTAAGGTGCTCAAACCCTAGTGGTGGACACACGTTCTCTCACTGATTTGGACAAAAGAGAATTGGGCCGATGGTTCCAGCAGCTTGGTGAGTATTGGTACTTCTGAACAAGCTGGAGCAAATTGCTGAATCTCAAGGAATGAGTCCTCTACGTAGCTGTGCTATTGCTGCTGGACATTGCGTGCATGAAATCAACAACCCTTAATTCCTAAATTATTTGTAGCGCTCGATTACTACTCACCTGTGAATGATCGCTGTATAGCGATCGCCTCTCACTTAACTTACTGCCCTGCTGCAAACAGTTGAGCAACCGTTAGGTTCAATTCTCCAAACTATGGCGATCGCATCTGATCCTCACCTCGACGCTGCTAACTGCAATAGTAGAAAGACTGCGATCGCTACATTTTCTCCTGATTCTGGTGGCACCTCGATTAGCTCTCCATTGAACAGTTCATACAGGTTCTCTGTACCGTCGTCATAAGCTAGGTACTCTTCAAAGCTCTCAAATCTGGGTTTAGTTGAGATCATGACGTTGAGGAATGGGGTGCGATCGCGTCTATTTTGCTTTCATTCTAAGAGCTAGAACTAGTCCCAGAATTGCATTGACGGGCCAGTACGATACAAGTGGCGATCGCAGCATTGGTTTTAATCGCTTGAGTATTGATGTGGGTGGGACTAGCTTGGTAACCCTCAGCTTGTAGGAGTTGGATCAGGCGATCGCGTGGGGGCGGGTCGATTTTGCCGCGCCGCCCGATTTCACCTAAGCCGAAAAAGTAGGGAGGTAAATTAGCCTCAACTTGCATGACTTGTAAGAGCTGCGCTCGTTCTGGCCAAGTCCACTGGTGAGCTAACTGCTCCATTCGTTGCAACATCGAGCGATCGTGCAATGACCCCAACCACATGGGGCCGCTAAGCGTCAGAGGCTCTAGTGGAGAGTGGTGATGGCAAACGGCACGGCTGAGTTGACGCCAAGATACCGTTTCATAGTGACCGCAATGATGGCAGTAGCCCAAAAATCCATAGAGTTTTAGCTCAGAACCGGGATGAGCTAAAACTCTCACCATCACCCGATAAACCTGACCATTAAACAACGAAAAAATTGGTTGAATACTCAACCCTTTACTATTAGCTTGTTGCAGAGCACTACCAATTAACAGCCGCAATCCCTGTTCATGCAACGCAGGATGCCAACGAGCATAAGCACCATACACTTGCAAACTTTTTTCGGGTTCATGTCCTGAACTGGTGCGCCCATCAGTGCTAGTTAAATAGAGCAATCCACCAATTTTTGTGGCCCAGAGACTGGTGCTGAGGTAAGGGGCAGGACTACCAAAACTATCAACATCCACTAAGTCGTAATAATCTTGCCGTTGATAGCAATCAAAAAAGACCCGATTAGCATCTTGGTAAGTAATTTGATAACAGCTTGGTTCTAAGGAAGCTGATAAGTTGCGGCTTAAGGTCAAATTGATTTCAGGATTCGCATCATTAGCCCAAACCCAATCTGCTTGACTCTCCAGCACATAGCGTAGAGGCCGCACTCCGCCAGCGGTCATCGCATCAAGAACTCGCAGTCTTCCGGTGTCAGCTTTGTAAATTGCAGCGGCCAGTAGCCCTAAATCTCTGCCGACTTGGCTTTGAGACCGATAAAAAGTATTGCCGATTTGAAAGTGGACTTTACCCTCCTGCTGCCAATGGAAATCTCGATTCATTTTTCTTGATTAACTTTAATTAACTAAAAAATTGATCCCAAACTAGAAAGTAGTGGTTAAACCTTTAATCCACTTTGGTTTTTGACATTTGGCGGGAATTCTAAAAATGCGAAATAGGCTTTTTCTTTCATAAATTCATTGCAGTTTGTAATATTTTTGTGAGTTGAAAGCTCAAATCTTTTAGACTAATTTTCGATTCAATGCGTAATCAAGGACACAATGATGCCAACGCTTCTCTGGCATGACTGGTTGATTTTGCTGTCGTTTTTTGCTTGTCTGGCTGGTCTCGGCCTACTAGTTGGCATGCCTCAAGATCAAGACGAAGATTTTGAACAGGCTGAAAGCATGTTGATGCTGATGATCTTTACCTATTGGACTGTGCATTGCGTTGCTTTGGGCGTGCAGAAGTTTGCTTTGCCTGACTGGGACGTGTTGCTTCTGAGCCTGAAGTTCACAGCCATTCTTTCTTACCTACTCACTTTTGCTTGCACGATCAGTTTGCCGCTCAATCGTTTGGCGGTTGTGCTGCGTCAGGTTGAGTAGTGCCAGCCCCGCAAAATAAGTCCTGTGCCAATTACTTTGCTAAGACTATTACTTTGCTGAGGCTGCTACTTTGCTAGGACTGTGGCGATCGCGCTTTCCAAGACTTCTTGACTCAAGCTCGTTAAAATAAACACTTCCTGTACTGTCTTGCCTTGTCGGGCGATCACCTTAAAACCGCCGCGAATGGGGACAGAAATCTTGAGCTTAAGTTTTGGGGAGTGCGCTCGTACAGCGCCAATCACACCAGGGGTAATCGTTTGAATCCCCTCTTGCTGAAGCAGTCGTTCCAACAATCGAATTAAGCCCGGAATATGGGTGGAGTGGTTGAGAACAAGCCTGCCGCGAGAGGGGTTAGCCATTGTTTTGCCAGTTTGAAGTGTGCTGCGATCGCTGAGAGAGCATCCCTCAGCATAGAGGAAATCGCAGCATCCCAAAAGTTTTGCTCAAGCCGTTTAGGTTAACCTGCTTCCAAGGGAGCCATCGTTAAACCTGCGCGGCTAAGCTGGGTGTGGTAAAGTTCCGCCTGCTCTTGTGGCCCTACCCAAACGATTGCTTGACCTTCAAAGTGAATTTGATTGGTCAGTTCCCAAGCGCGATCGCTCGTCATAAACGGAATGTACTTTAGCAAACACTCAGTCACGTGCTGAAACGTGTTGAAGTCGTCATTCAGCACAATGATCTTGTAATTTGGGTAAGTTTGACGGGTAACTTGACCAGCCTTTTCAGGCGCTACCGTAGGCGCGGCGGCTGCAAAATGAGAAGCTGCCGCAAGTACCAGATTCATAGGCCGTTACCGGAAACACTTTTAACAAAACTACGTATTTAATCCTAGTGCAATTCTAGCGGCTTAAAAACGGTACGGCCTCCAAGCGTCTTTCTATTTCCACTCCTCCCACTTTTCATTGAAGATTGAAGTATCGGGGAACGCGATCGGGTTATTGTTCTGGATTAGCCGTTGTTGTAGGCGTTCTAGCTGCGGCTCTGGGCTTGGTAGCTGATCAACCAACTGGTAAGGCGCAATGCCTTGCTCTAAGGCAAAAGCTGCCGTGGTACCCGCAGCCGCTCCCGAAGACCACTCAAACGAATGCACTCGATAAGCAGCAGCAGCAATGTGACTGGTCGCAATACTCTTACCCGCCACTAGCATGTTGTCAATTTTCTGGGGAATCATGGCTCGCAGGGGGACTTGGAAGGGATAGGCACTACCAGCTCCACGTCGCTCTCCTTCCCGTTCGGTATTTCCGGGGCGCTCAGGAGAACTCTGGGTCATACAGGGGTGAAAGTCGATCGCATAGTGCCCAATCCCGACCGCATCTGGATAAATAGTCGATCGCGTGCGGCGAGTGATTTTGTCCGCAGGCAATTTGCCCCCTACAAATGACGTAGCCTCTAAGCCTGCTAAGGTTGCTTGCAAACCACGGTACATCTGAGAGGGTAGCGTTTGGCGGTAGTACTCATCTTTGAAGTAATCCAGTCGAGAGATATCTACCTCCCAAACTGTAAAGCCTTGCGACTGCCCCCAAGACGGACGACCAATAATGCGGCGGCCTTCGCGGATGTAGGGATACTTGGATAAACCATGCGCGGTTCCCATTGGCGAATCAAATCCCGCCAGGTAACGGTGATTGGGCTGCGGCTGTTTAACTCCTGCTCCGAGTTGAGAATCAGTTGTACCTGCGACGAGCCAATGAAAGTAACCCTGGGACAGTTCCTCAGCCTTTTGGAGGCTTTGCGCCCGAAGACCCCCCATCCACCCACCTGGCTGGAGTTGCCCAGTGCTCGCCAGTTGCTCACGGGTGTAAATAAAGTTATCCGTGGCAGTACCAGGCCGATAATCATTTCCCCAAGTCCAGTTCTGCATGGAAATATCGCCAGGGGTAATGACTCCGGTGTTTAATTGGGTTTTTGCTTCTTGGGAAGCTGGATTCTGATTCCAAATCCGCCGATAGGTAAAGACCAGAGGGAAACTGGCGAGCCGAGTCAATTCATAACTATAGTACCCAGCGTAGTTGGGGTAGAACGGAGGCTGAGCATGCTGTTGGGGTTGCTCGGTTGCCTGCATGGCAAAAGTATAGGTAAAGCCTTGGGTGCAATAAGGGTCACCTGTGGCACTAGAGGAAGACGGCTCCAGGTAAGAACGAGGATCGATGCCTAGGCGATAAGGCACATCAGCCAGCCCCACCAGTTCTCCGGTTTCAGTGGCATCAACTACATACCACTGAGGCGTGTTAGTTTGAGCCTGATTGGTTCGAGATTTAGATGGTTTCGGCTGAGCTGGCACAAACCGCACGATCGCTTTTTGAAATTGGGCTGAGTTTTCGTAGCGGTAGGCATCCTCAATGGTTTGGGAAAGTGGCAGCAAGTTGAGCGGGGTAGCTTTAGAGGTAGGACGGTGCTGGATCGCGATCGCCCCTTGAATCTGTTGCCCAGATCCCACACCAGATCCCACAGTGGTTGTGTCTAACTCTTTAATCACCGTGGCAGGGAACCACTTCAACGTCCCTCTTCCGCGCTTAGCTGCCTGTTGCAGCATGTCCAATAAGATTCGGTGCCCATCCTGGGGCAAGAAGCAAGATTCACTCACCCAGCAATCACCAGGGTTGAGATCTCCTTTGTAATGACGCTGAATTCGCTGTCGTAGTTCTAGGTAGCCACGGGAGTAAAACAGCAGCGATCGCTGGGTCTGCCGCTCATCTAGTGCCGAGGTACCTTGAGCCGAAATTTGTCCTCCGACCCAGTCTGTGATCTCAGTCATGCAGACAGTACGCCCTGCCAATAAAGCTTCGTAAGCTGTGCCCACACCTGCGAGGCCACCGCCTGCTACTAACACTTCACAGGAAACTGTCTGGTCTGGCGTTCGGGGTGGTGCCGCGATCGCAGCCGGAGTTAAAAATTCTACGGCGAGGGTGGCACCCATCAAAACTGTGCCTATAGCAGAAAGGCGGCGACGTTGCATCATGAGAAAACTGTAGGGGGGCATGAGGGGGTTAATAATTCGAGCGAGTGATTTCGGCAGTGTTTAGCAGGTATCAAGCCATCCTGAGCAGCTTGGCAAATACCACGTAAATAACTGCTTCAAGCAACTGCTTAAACTTGACTACAGGGTAATGCCTTAAGTTTCGGAGTCTGAGTAAAAGGCTGAGGAGTTTTTGAAATTATGCGATCGCCTCGTAAGTGGCAAACCTTGCGTTCTCGCCTGGTTTTGGATCATCAATGGTGCCGAGTGCGGCAAGACACGGTGCTGTTGCCGAGCCAGGAAGTGATTGATGACTATTTTGTCGTGGTTCGGCCTGATGTGGCCCTAGTCCTTGCCCTGACCCCTAACCGAGAAATTGTGTTTGTGCGGCAATATCGCCACGGTATCGGGGAAATCTTACTAGAACTCCCAGCGGGTACCTTTGATCCCAATACTGAAAGCCCAGAGGTTGCTGCCCAGAGGGAGCTACAAGAGGAAACAGGCTACAGTGCCCCTCATTTGCTGAAATTGGCAACACTGTATGACAACCCTGTAAAAGATACGAATCGAATTCATTTATTTGTGGCTCAGAATGCTTTCATTTCTGGTGAGCAAGAACTTGATGTGACTGAAGCCATTGAAGTTGTTTTAATTCCGGCAGAAAAGGTGTTAGAAAAAATCTTGAAAGGAGAAATTTGTGTGTCTGGAACGATCGCAGCTCTGTATCTGGGACTGCAATTTCTCAATTTCTCCCCATGAAATTTTTTAGTTCTTATTTCTTTACATATTTGGTTGCTTTCCGTAGGAAGCAGTCTCAGCAATTGTGTCGAAGATGTTGTTGCGCTCTCTAAAAATTCTTCTTTTATAAAATAAGAAGATGAGTTGAGAAATCTTAGAACTCGCCTCTACCTCAGGGGCTATTTCACCTCTGTCTTCAGGTATACTTGGCAAAATCACAATTCCTTAAGAATTGACTTAGTGCCAAACATGAGCGACTTAAAGTTAGAGCAAGAAATCGAAAGAATGGCTTTGGCTATGATGATCCGCAACACCCAGGTAGGCCGAGATCTCATAGCCAATTTAAAAAGCCAACTGACTCTTATCGAAGTAGCAGGAGTATTGCTCGTTAGTTTTGAGCGTTTAATTGGTTTTGACACTGATGCCTTTTTTTGGGCGGTCGAGCATTTAGTTCCCGCCGACGTGATGGCAGAAATTCGCAGAATCACTTCTCCTGCCATCTACCAACGTCTCATTGGCAAAGGGTTCTTGCCCGGTAGAGATATTAGTGTCACAGAGAACGGTCAATTACTCCTGAACGAGCGAGCCAAGACTGTGTTAAGCCCTTGTTGTCTGGTGCTGATCTAAGCCTTGGTAACTAATGGAGTCTGAGTTTGATTCACGACTACACCAGGTTGCGATCGCTGTGGTTCGCCTAACATCACGATTGAACAAGTGAGCTGTTGGACAATCTGGGTAGTGACATCACTAATAGCGAGTCCAGCGGTAGTTCGACGACGGAGCGATCGCAGTATTACCAAATCGCAGCCTCTAGAAGCTTGCACAATGGCCGTTACGACATTATCACTGGCTACTAGTTGGATTTCAGGCTTAAGCTGCGGTGCCCATTTGGCTACTGACATCGCTAATTGTGATTCAGTCCAAGCTCTTTTGCCCGCCGATGTGTAGCGATTGCTCACGTGGAGCAGAGTCACAGTGGCTTGATTGGCAGAAGCTAACATTTGAGCAAACTGTACTGTTTTGGCTGATGCGGCTCCCAAGTTATCGATAGGCACCAAAATGCGCTGCATGGTAGTGGGAGAGTTTAACAAGCGGGTAATCGCTACGGGACAGTGGGACGACCAAAGCACGCTGTCGAGCACATTCCCAAATAGACGAGCCCGGAACCCAGTCCGCCGACCCCAACCCATGACAATTAAGCTGGCATCTTGCTCTCGGCTGGCTCGACTAATCCCTTGAGCAATGCCATCGTCAATGCGGAGCAACGGTTCTGCCTCTACCCCCAGTTCTTGACTGACGGCTGTCGCATTCGCTAGCAAACTATCGCTACGCTCCATTGCCGAACTGAGCGTCGGGGCATCCATATGGGCATGAGCTGTGGCGATCGCTAAGGGCACAATCCGCCCCGACTCATGCCGAGCTAGCAACGCTGCCATTTCAATCAAGTACTGCTCTGTTTTAGGGTTA
This region of Trichocoleus desertorum NBK24 genomic DNA includes:
- a CDS encoding DUF2103 domain-containing protein, which translates into the protein MANPSRGRLVLNHSTHIPGLIRLLERLLQQEGIQTITPGVIGAVRAHSPKLKLKISVPIRGGFKVIARQGKTVQEVFILTSLSQEVLESAIATVLAK
- a CDS encoding FAD-dependent oxidoreductase, with the protein product MMQRRRLSAIGTVLMGATLAVEFLTPAAIAAPPRTPDQTVSCEVLVAGGGLAGVGTAYEALLAGRTVCMTEITDWVGGQISAQGTSALDERQTQRSLLFYSRGYLELRQRIQRHYKGDLNPGDCWVSESCFLPQDGHRILLDMLQQAAKRGRGTLKWFPATVIKELDTTTVGSGVGSGQQIQGAIAIQHRPTSKATPLNLLPLSQTIEDAYRYENSAQFQKAIVRFVPAQPKPSKSRTNQAQTNTPQWYVVDATETGELVGLADVPYRLGIDPRSYLEPSSSSATGDPYCTQGFTYTFAMQATEQPQQHAQPPFYPNYAGYYSYELTRLASFPLVFTYRRIWNQNPASQEAKTQLNTGVITPGDISMQNWTWGNDYRPGTATDNFIYTREQLASTGQLQPGGWMGGLRAQSLQKAEELSQGYFHWLVAGTTDSQLGAGVKQPQPNHRYLAGFDSPMGTAHGLSKYPYIREGRRIIGRPSWGQSQGFTVWEVDISRLDYFKDEYYRQTLPSQMYRGLQATLAGLEATSFVGGKLPADKITRRTRSTIYPDAVGIGHYAIDFHPCMTQSSPERPGNTEREGERRGAGSAYPFQVPLRAMIPQKIDNMLVAGKSIATSHIAAAAYRVHSFEWSSGAAAGTTAAFALEQGIAPYQLVDQLPSPEPQLERLQQRLIQNNNPIAFPDTSIFNEKWEEWK
- a CDS encoding N-6 DNA methylase; this translates as MSTREIADYLNRTGLYTREDGTPVDKEHIRLHVIKRSDIFDNLNGKVVLTSDTGWKSLLTAYWQLFDVLRNYFSQSDLQFTLASLLFLKRAYDMNSFESTYPIHNVPNLFSDQHTAYAERLVQELEDLDRPNNSPSIFSDCAQLLKRLNQEARKTILSVLERFDTSKYSEEDFGPIFDYFLHQISIEFSNSTTPYTPKYLQNLMVAILAPEAGKRLYDPTCGSGGLLIEALRAVEGKLDAKGTEINHRMVQFGYMNLVMNGFFNVDLRTTDFLEELHSKRTYDYIIGDLPLNSAYKPDRYYDLFYKWGMQSPKSGKGYSAPVLFVLSKMAEDGRAVITVSENLLFKGGKEKETRELLVQQDILECVISLPQGALKPYTDAKCSILVLNNRKPLELKNKIKFIESTLTYSNSKSIDVDASEIITFYQSKSQEVTSTYKLIQRDKLTKDLNLSVSTYNAESVLTEEMLASGKAIRLGELVEIHSGANPRKEDFDLDTGILVVKIENLSKDILDVYLNSEEIGHKVEGYTQHKRSVISQECILIARIGEQLKPTYFKPNKKTPKILIHSGLFALIPIKKGKEIDLEYLYYQLHEQFFLDQIQRSRTGAVMPSISITRLKEVIIPYVEIAAQKDFVASQKASIIAMERAKTEERIKTLNYKEEIEQKESHIVKTLVHQLRPTLLSIDLQVRTFKRIVYKYNLTKKREFDENFSQIDPDLEGLIEKPENNTLEELIERFEADTLHLNNVLTSVNKVMNFNLNSSDKTPTNILKFIQDFAVQHQQKEAKVYSIEVKGEQVTLLIHHPSFRELLEQLIINAEKHGFSRAKESQKLNKIIFDIKQDRDRPVAIIECRNNGNPFKLTQKDYIEAFTKSQNSQGSGIGGNYVNRIVKAHGGALRIDEKFSSGFRMVIEIPLYIYSQDE
- a CDS encoding Uma2 family endonuclease; the encoded protein is MISTKPRFESFEEYLAYDDGTENLYELFNGELIEVPPESGENVAIAVFLLLQLAASR
- the clpS gene encoding ATP-dependent Clp protease adapter ClpS, producing the protein MNLVLAAASHFAAAAPTVAPEKAGQVTRQTYPNYKIIVLNDDFNTFQHVTECLLKYIPFMTSDRAWELTNQIHFEGQAIVWVGPQEQAELYHTQLSRAGLTMAPLEAG
- a CDS encoding NUDIX hydrolase encodes the protein MRSPRKWQTLRSRLVLDHQWCRVRQDTVLLPSQEVIDDYFVVVRPDVALVLALTPNREIVFVRQYRHGIGEILLELPAGTFDPNTESPEVAAQRELQEETGYSAPHLLKLATLYDNPVKDTNRIHLFVAQNAFISGEQELDVTEAIEVVLIPAEKVLEKILKGEICVSGTIAALYLGLQFLNFSP
- a CDS encoding tRNA (guanine-N1)-methyltransferase; translation: MNRDFHWQQEGKVHFQIGNTFYRSQSQVGRDLGLLAAAIYKADTGRLRVLDAMTAGGVRPLRYVLESQADWVWANDANPEINLTLSRNLSASLEPSCYQITYQDANRVFFDCYQRQDYYDLVDVDSFGSPAPYLSTSLWATKIGGLLYLTSTDGRTSSGHEPEKSLQVYGAYARWHPALHEQGLRLLIGSALQQANSKGLSIQPIFSLFNGQVYRVMVRVLAHPGSELKLYGFLGYCHHCGHYETVSWRQLSRAVCHHHSPLEPLTLSGPMWLGSLHDRSMLQRMEQLAHQWTWPERAQLLQVMQVEANLPPYFFGLGEIGRRGKIDPPPRDRLIQLLQAEGYQASPTHINTQAIKTNAAIATCIVLARQCNSGTSSSS